The Flavobacteriales bacterium genome segment TATTGATGCTGAATCGATCTACGATGTTCCTCTTTTAATGAAAGAAGAAGAACTAGATACGGTTTGCTTAGAAAAATTAAATTTAGAATTAGGAAGCGATCCTGAATTGATTGTTTGGAGAGAGTTCTTAAAGCGAATTAAAAATCCTAAACAAACAGTTACTATTGGTTTAATTGGGAAATATGTAGAGCTTCAAGATTCATACAAATCAATTGCTGAATCATTTATTCATGCTGGCGCTGCGAACAACTGCCAAGTTAACGTACAGTGGATTCATTCGGAAGACCTTGAAAAGAGCGACCCAGCTGATCATTTAAAAGAATTACAAGGCATTTTAGTTGCACCAGGATTTGGGAAAAGAGGAATTCCCGGAAAATTGGTAGCCGCTAAATATGCCAGAGAAAACAATATTCCATTTTTAGGAATTTGTCTTGGGATGCAGTGCGCTGTAATTGAGTTCGCTCAGAATGTCTTACATAAACCCAACGCCAACTCAGTAGAAATCGATGAAGGAACGGACTTCCCAGTTATCGATTTAATGGAAAGCCAAAAGACAGTTACAGATAAAGGTGGCACAATGAGATTAGGACAATATCCTTGCGCAATAACAAAAGACACTCTAGCATCGGAGATATACAACGAGTCCAATATAATGGAACGTCACCGTCATCGTTTTGAATTCAACAATGCTTATAAAGCCGAATTCGAAGCTGCAGGCATGATAGCCTCAGGAATCAATCCAGATAGCGATCTTGTGGAAATTATTGAAATACCAAATCACCCATGGTATGTTGGTGTTCAATTCCACCCGGAGTATAAAAGCACCGTTTCTAAGCCTCACCCACTTTTCGTGAACTTCGTTAAGGCAGCAGCCAGAAACTAGTTAACTCTCTAGCCCCTAATTCTTAGTATTTAAAGGCAGATATAGTATCTTTGCCTCCCCAAATTAATTTTAATAAATGGACAAGAATTCTACATTAGGCATGCTACTAATAGGTGGCATAATCATGGCCTACCTAACCTACATTTCTCCATCAGAAGAAGAACTCGCTAGAGCTCAGGTGATTCAAGATTCAATTGAACAAATTGAAACTAAAAAAATTAAATCTTCAGAAGTATCAGCACCGGAAACACATGTACAATCTACTATAGTAGATACACTAAAAACGGATAGTGTTTCTATCACCGAATTAGGATTTAACACTAAACAGAACGCACAAAACCAATACGTTACTATTGAGAATGAGCTCATTCGAGTTACACTAAGCTCTCTAGGTGGACAGGTATCTAGTGTAGAACTAAAGAATTACCAAACATATGATTCACTGCCGTTAATACTATTTGATGAAGCGCATTCTGAATTCGGGTTGAAATTCTTTACTGGTAATCAACGAATTACGACAAGCGAACTTCAGTTTCAAGCAGAAGGAGAATCTTTCGTTGTAGCCAACGATGATTCGAAGTCAATTTCAATGCG includes the following:
- a CDS encoding CTP synthase, with protein sequence MSKKTKYIFVTGGVTSSLGKGILAASLAKLLQARGYSVTIQKLDPYINIDPGTLNPYEHGECFVTDDGAETDLDLGHYERYLNIPTSQANNVTTGKIYQSVIEKERRGEYLGKTVQVIPHITNEIKRCIRLLGETGEYDIIITEIGGTVGDIESLPYIEAVRQMKWESDGDMLVIHLTLLPYLSTSGELKTKPTQHSVKTLLESGVQPDILVCRSNHNLTDSIRKKIALFCNVGIECVIESIDAESIYDVPLLMKEEELDTVCLEKLNLELGSDPELIVWREFLKRIKNPKQTVTIGLIGKYVELQDSYKSIAESFIHAGAANNCQVNVQWIHSEDLEKSDPADHLKELQGILVAPGFGKRGIPGKLVAAKYARENNIPFLGICLGMQCAVIEFAQNVLHKPNANSVEIDEGTDFPVIDLMESQKTVTDKGGTMRLGQYPCAITKDTLASEIYNESNIMERHRHRFEFNNAYKAEFEAAGMIASGINPDSDLVEIIEIPNHPWYVGVQFHPEYKSTVSKPHPLFVNFVKAAARN
- the yidC gene encoding membrane protein insertase YidC; this encodes MDKNSTLGMLLIGGIIMAYLTYISPSEEELARAQVIQDSIEQIETKKIKSSEVSAPETHVQSTIVDTLKTDSVSITELGFNTKQNAQNQYVTIENELIRVTLSSLGGQVSSVELKNYQTYDSLPLILFDEAHSEFGLKFFTGNQRITTSELQFQAEGESFVVANDDSKSISMRYYASPSEYVEYEYTLSGNSYEVGTTINLVGINNLVASNIVDMDLDWTVTALPLEKNIKDERSKYTTIYYKYAGDEVDYISEGSDDDIKADAKIKWIAYKQQFFSSILTAETAFHKPISMSTVALEDSAHVLKTMSSTLAIPFEHSPTESFPMSFYFGPVDYDILNDMDDEYE